In Aegilops tauschii subsp. strangulata cultivar AL8/78 chromosome 3, Aet v6.0, whole genome shotgun sequence, one genomic interval encodes:
- the LOC141021053 gene encoding uncharacterized protein, with translation MMPRKCVPFEGDNTGRRFYGCPVHGGVNCGVVKLVDPVHPDILKNCLVKLWELFHEQNLGIIQDKNAYDAELAKLMKEKDHLCEEYHKMVDDVFKMFDWKDGAGKVDYQKAMDAEKFDKQKEELEMEKLRLAKEQRCILQA, from the exons ATGATGCCTAGGAAGTGTGTTCCTTTTGAAGGTGATAACACTGGGAGGAGGTTCTATGGATGCCCTGTTCAT GGAGGTGTGAACTGTGGTGTAGTTAAGTTGGTTGATCCAGTACACCCTGATATACTGAAGAACTGCCTCGTGAAGTTGTGGGAATTGTTCCATGAGCAAAACCTTGGCATAATTCAAGACAAGAATGCATATGATGCCGAGTTAGCCAAGTTGATGAAGGAGAAGGATCATTTGTGTGAGGAGTATCACAAAATGGTTGATGATGTTTTCAAGATGTTTGACTGGAAGGATGGTGCTGGCAAGGTGGACTACCAGAAAGCAATGGATGCTGAGAAATTTGATAAGCAGAAGGAAGAGCTGGAGATGGAGAAGCTTAGGCTAGCAAAGGAGCAGAGGTGTATCCTTCAGGCCTAG